The sequence TTGTTATAAACAGCTAAAATAGAGTCCGCGATCTCTTCTCCCCAAATGGAACATCCTTTTATCGAAGGATGAAACCCATCCGAACAAAAGATCCCTTCAGAAGAAATGGACCCGAGCTTCCTCATTGGAATATGAAATACGTTCTGTAGTCTCGCTGAAAGATAAGAAGAAGCTTGGTCCAAAAGTCGCGCCTTCCATCCTAAAACGAATCTCATGGTCGAAGGCAAAGATGGAAAAATTCCTAGGGGTGGCACACCTGCAATAAAGATAGGAGTATCCGAATACTTACTTTTGCAAATATCGATCAGATCTTGCAACTCAGAAGACCATCTTTTCTGAGTATTCAATTTCACAACATCATTCGCACCCAAAGC comes from Leptospira semungkisensis and encodes:
- a CDS encoding SGNH/GDSL hydrolase family protein — protein: MKEIPFYTTSLLLSPVLLWQGLKARKTIPRLPDASGPDFGELPGADPFSLLVLGESTVAGVGIPDYKSSLTGQIASVLGTKSGRKILWKAIGESGITLKEAKEKFGSRLPESSLDAIVIALGANDVVKLNTQKRWSSELQDLIDICKSKYSDTPIFIAGVPPLGIFPSLPSTMRFVLGWKARLLDQASSYLSARLQNVFHIPMRKLGSISSEGIFCSDGFHPSIKGCSIWGEEIADSILAVYNKRFF